From a region of the Nocardioides ginsengisegetis genome:
- the paaB gene encoding 1,2-phenylacetyl-CoA epoxidase subunit PaaB, whose protein sequence is MSTPTSTRRDWPLWEVFVRSRRGLSHVHVGSLHAPDADMALRNARDVYTRRQEGVSLWVVPAAQIVASSPDERDSFFDPAADKIYRHPTFYDVPEGVEHL, encoded by the coding sequence ATGAGCACCCCCACCAGCACCCGGCGCGACTGGCCCCTGTGGGAGGTCTTCGTGCGGTCCCGCCGCGGGCTCTCGCACGTCCACGTCGGGTCGCTGCACGCCCCCGACGCCGACATGGCGCTGCGCAATGCCCGCGACGTCTACACCCGCCGCCAGGAAGGCGTCTCCCTCTGGGTGGTGCCCGCTGCCCAGATCGTCGCGAGCAGCCCCGACGAGCGCGACTCCTTCTTCGACCCCGCCGCCGACAAGATCTACCGGCACCCCACCTTCTACGACGTCCCCGAGGGAGTCGAGCACCTGTGA
- a CDS encoding GNAT family N-acetyltransferase has translation MTSPTSDVSVRIAWADDAPAIAELQLRTWREAYADLLPDDALPADVETAAAAWRSSLQAPKDARNRVLVALERNRVCGFAITSPAGDPDCDPVQDAELADLTVDPAERGKGHGSRLLQAAVDTMVADRFTRAVTWAIAGDDALRAFLTEAGWAPDTAHRELDLDGEGTTVVKQVRLHTAFS, from the coding sequence ATGACGAGCCCGACCTCCGACGTGTCCGTGCGGATCGCCTGGGCCGACGACGCGCCCGCGATCGCCGAGCTGCAGCTGCGGACCTGGCGCGAGGCGTACGCCGACCTCCTCCCCGACGACGCCCTGCCCGCCGACGTCGAGACTGCGGCAGCCGCCTGGCGGAGCAGCCTGCAGGCCCCCAAGGACGCCCGCAACCGGGTGCTCGTGGCGCTGGAGCGCAACCGGGTGTGCGGCTTCGCGATCACCTCCCCCGCCGGCGACCCCGACTGCGACCCGGTCCAGGACGCCGAGCTGGCCGACCTCACCGTCGACCCGGCCGAGCGCGGCAAGGGCCACGGCTCGCGGCTGCTCCAGGCCGCCGTCGACACGATGGTCGCCGACCGCTTCACCCGCGCCGTGACGTGGGCGATCGCCGGCGACGACGCGCTCCGGGCCTTCCTGACCGAGGCCGGCTGGGCGCCGGACACCGCGCATCGCGAGCTCGACCTCGACGGCGAGGGCACGACCGTGGTCAAGCAGGTGCGGTTGCACACGGCGTTCTCCTGA
- a CDS encoding AzlD domain-containing protein — protein sequence MTWAAILAGSLGCYLLKLAGLSVPPLVLERPLVERIADLIPVALLAGLVAVQVVASGHDLVLDARAAGLAVAVVLLLLRAPFLVVVFGAALAAALLRLLG from the coding sequence ATGACCTGGGCGGCGATCCTCGCGGGCAGCCTCGGCTGCTACCTGCTCAAGCTGGCCGGGCTGTCCGTGCCGCCACTGGTCCTCGAGCGACCGCTGGTCGAGCGGATCGCGGACCTGATCCCCGTCGCCCTGCTCGCCGGCCTCGTGGCGGTGCAGGTCGTGGCCAGCGGCCACGACCTCGTGCTGGACGCGCGGGCCGCGGGCCTGGCGGTGGCGGTCGTGCTGCTCCTGCTGCGTGCGCCGTTCCTCGTCGTGGTCTTCGGCGCGGCGCTCGCGGCGGCGCTGCTGCGGCTGCTCGGGTGA
- the paaA gene encoding 1,2-phenylacetyl-CoA epoxidase subunit PaaA: protein MYGNDFSAPDETAPRAVPSGADGDPESFRELLAGDGRVEPRDEMPEAYRKTLIRQIAQHAHSEIIGMQPEGNWISRAPSLRRKAILMAKVQDEAGHGLYLYAAAETLGVDRADLLDQLHSGRQKYSSIFNYPTLTWADVGAIGWLVDGAAIVNQVPLCRCSYGPYARAMIRVCKEESFHQRQGFEILHTLSHGTSAQKAMAQDAVDRYWWPSLMMFGPPDDDSPNSAQSMAWGIKRFSNDDLRQRFVDMTVPQAEALGLSLPDPEIRWNDERGHYDFGTVDFTELFEVIKGNGPCNEQRMSHRVRAHEDGAWVRDAANAYADKQAARAARTEVVA, encoded by the coding sequence GTGTACGGCAACGACTTCAGTGCCCCCGACGAGACGGCCCCGCGGGCCGTCCCGTCCGGTGCCGACGGCGACCCCGAGAGCTTCCGCGAGCTGCTGGCCGGCGACGGCCGGGTGGAGCCGCGCGACGAGATGCCGGAGGCCTACCGCAAGACGCTGATCCGCCAGATCGCCCAGCACGCTCACTCCGAGATCATCGGGATGCAGCCCGAGGGCAACTGGATCAGCCGGGCGCCCAGCCTGCGCCGCAAGGCGATCCTGATGGCCAAGGTGCAGGACGAGGCAGGCCACGGCCTCTACCTCTACGCCGCCGCCGAGACGCTCGGCGTCGACCGGGCCGACCTGCTCGACCAGCTGCACTCCGGCCGGCAGAAGTACTCCTCGATCTTCAACTACCCGACGCTCACCTGGGCCGACGTCGGCGCGATCGGCTGGCTCGTCGACGGCGCCGCCATCGTCAACCAGGTGCCGCTGTGCCGCTGCTCCTACGGGCCCTACGCCCGCGCGATGATCCGCGTCTGCAAGGAGGAGTCCTTCCACCAGCGGCAGGGCTTCGAGATCCTGCACACGCTCTCGCACGGCACGTCCGCGCAGAAGGCGATGGCCCAGGACGCGGTCGACCGCTACTGGTGGCCCAGCCTGATGATGTTCGGCCCGCCCGACGACGACTCGCCCAACTCGGCCCAGTCGATGGCGTGGGGGATCAAGCGGTTCTCCAACGACGACCTGCGCCAGCGCTTCGTCGACATGACCGTGCCCCAGGCCGAGGCGCTCGGGCTCTCCCTGCCCGACCCCGAGATCCGCTGGAACGACGAGCGCGGCCACTACGACTTCGGCACCGTCGACTTCACCGAGCTCTTCGAGGTCATCAAGGGCAACGGTCCCTGCAACGAGCAGCGGATGTCCCACCGCGTGCGCGCCCACGAGGACGGCGCGTGGGTCCGCGACGCCGCCAACGCGTACGCCGACAAGCAGGCGGCCCGCGCGGCCCGCACGGAGGTCGTGGCATGA
- a CDS encoding AzlC family ABC transporter permease, whose product MRDSLGVGLATGTYGVSFGAVAVASGLSVAQTCALSLLMFTGASQFALVGVLAAGGAPLSGALAALLLGTRNTLYGLRLARLLSYAGWRRAAASHVLIDESTAMAVNRTSTAAARTGFLTTGVTIFVLWNVATAVGAVAGTAIGDPRDYGLDAAVGAAFLALLWPRLHSALHRWVAVAAAAVALGAVPFTAAGVPVLAAAGVALLIGLLTHFRVADLPVEDR is encoded by the coding sequence ATCCGGGACAGCCTGGGCGTCGGCCTCGCGACCGGCACCTACGGCGTCTCCTTCGGCGCCGTGGCGGTCGCCTCGGGGCTGAGCGTGGCGCAGACCTGCGCGCTCTCCCTGCTGATGTTCACGGGCGCCTCGCAGTTCGCCCTCGTGGGTGTGCTCGCGGCGGGCGGCGCCCCCCTGTCGGGAGCCCTCGCGGCCCTGCTCCTCGGCACCCGCAACACCCTGTACGGGCTGCGCCTCGCCCGCCTTCTCTCGTACGCCGGGTGGCGCCGGGCTGCGGCCTCCCACGTGCTCATCGACGAGTCGACCGCGATGGCGGTCAACCGCACGTCCACGGCCGCCGCGCGGACCGGCTTCCTCACCACGGGCGTGACGATCTTCGTGCTCTGGAACGTCGCCACCGCGGTCGGGGCCGTCGCCGGGACCGCGATCGGCGACCCGCGCGACTACGGCCTCGACGCCGCGGTCGGGGCCGCGTTCCTCGCCCTGCTCTGGCCGCGCCTCCACTCGGCCCTGCACCGCTGGGTCGCCGTCGCGGCCGCGGCCGTCGCGCTGGGCGCCGTACCGTTCACGGCCGCCGGGGTGCCCGTCCTCGCCGCCGCGGGCGTCGCCCTGCTGATCGGCCTGCTCACCCACTTCCGCGTCGCCGACCTGCCCGTGGAGGACCGATGA
- the paaC gene encoding 1,2-phenylacetyl-CoA epoxidase subunit PaaC, whose product MTALFDYVLGLADDALVSAQRMGWWISRAPQLEEDVALANIGLDQLGQARTLLAYAGSIEGQGRGEDDLAYFRDEREFRNVWLVERAQTDFGVAMARLLLFATWQSELYAALVHSTDPTLSGVAGKAVKEVAYHVDHAAHWVVRLGDGTEESHQRMQAALDAEWPFLEELFGPVDDQLVADGVAVDPARLRSAVLTRIEAVLAEATLTVPQGRTAVGGGRDGRHTEEMGFLLAELQHLARSHPEATW is encoded by the coding sequence GTGACCGCCCTGTTCGACTACGTCCTCGGGCTCGCCGACGACGCCCTGGTCTCCGCCCAGCGGATGGGCTGGTGGATCAGCCGCGCGCCGCAGCTGGAGGAGGACGTCGCGTTGGCCAACATCGGCCTCGACCAGCTCGGGCAGGCCCGCACCCTGCTCGCCTACGCCGGCAGCATCGAGGGACAGGGCCGGGGTGAGGACGACCTGGCCTACTTCCGTGACGAGCGCGAGTTCCGCAACGTCTGGCTCGTCGAGCGCGCTCAGACCGACTTCGGCGTCGCCATGGCCCGGCTGCTGCTCTTCGCCACCTGGCAGTCCGAGCTCTACGCCGCCCTTGTGCACAGCACCGACCCCACCCTGAGCGGGGTCGCCGGCAAGGCCGTCAAGGAGGTCGCCTACCACGTCGACCACGCCGCCCACTGGGTCGTGCGGCTCGGCGACGGCACCGAGGAGTCCCACCAGCGCATGCAGGCCGCGCTCGACGCCGAGTGGCCCTTCCTGGAGGAGCTGTTCGGTCCGGTCGACGACCAGCTGGTCGCCGACGGTGTCGCCGTCGACCCGGCCCGCCTGCGGTCCGCCGTACTCACCCGGATCGAGGCGGTGCTCGCCGAGGCGACGCTGACCGTGCCCCAGGGCCGGACCGCCGTCGGCGGCGGCCGCGACGGCCGGCACACCGAGGAGATGGGCTTCCTCCTCGCCGAGCTCCAGCACCTCGCCCGCTCGCACCCCGAGGCGACCTGGTGA